From the genome of Vicia villosa cultivar HV-30 ecotype Madison, WI unplaced genomic scaffold, Vvil1.0 ctg.000901F_1_1, whole genome shotgun sequence, one region includes:
- the LOC131632078 gene encoding calmodulin-binding transcription activator 2-like isoform X2, producing the protein MAERASHGLAPRLDIQQLQFEAQHRWLRPAEILEILSNYKLFQLTPEPPNRPPSGSLFLFDRKVLRYFRKDGHNWRKKKDGKTVREAHEKLKVGSVDVLHCYYAHGEENENFQRRSYWMLEQDMTNIVFVHYLDVKINKTNIGASTDTNGVTSDSHKGSSVSSGFPANSVNMPSGSADSMSPTSTLTSLCEEADSEDIHQASPRFQTFHESQSLGNGPLMGPNHLPLVQVGKSNPSDTTYIEGQRALNIASWDNGMEKSAGLYTDPSPVLSNSIPPSSMSNFLEQEDAVFTEGRASQSLQSNWQIPFEDNTGDFPKWSFTQSLTSEFESDYSAELLGKETNNASPEIGLDPFYFNCEPKEQPVLQNMSNEHAQSQDAPKSDFETHGEASVNYSLNMKRAFMNAAESLSKVDSFSRWMSTAFASVDDLHMQSSPGIPWGTDESGNVIDDTSLNLSLSQDQLFSIHDFSPKWAYAESEIQVLIVGTFLKSKPNVETCNWSCMFGEVEVPATVLANGILCCQAPPHEIGRVPFYVTFSNRFACSEVREFEFREGFTRNVDLADYFNSSNELMLHLQLEELLTLNSVHLSDQVFEDDMEKQNLILKLISLREEEEYSSNEEPTGDMGTSKYMLKMHMFHRQVKEKLYSWLLHKVTETGKGPHVIGKDGQGVLHLVAALGYDWAIAPIVTSGVNINFRDVNGWTALHWAASCGRERTVGLLVSMGAAAGALTDPCPAFPSGRTPADLASSCGHKGISGFLAESLLTSHLESLTVADANEDGTKEKNVVQTISERTATPVLWGDIPDVICLKDSLDAVRNATQAVGRIHQVFRMQSFQKKQLAQYDDDDEFGLSDQQALSLVASKACKSTHGKGSANAAAVQIQKKFRGWTKRKEFLFIRERVVKIQAHVRGHQVRKKFKPIIWSVGILEKVVLRWRRKGSGLRGFRPDAVNNVPNQPNNNLVKEDDYDFFKEGRKQSEERFQKALSRVQSMVQYPEARAQYRRLLNVVDDFRQKKPCNSSLMNSEEAVDGVEDLIDIDMLLDDDNFLPIAFD; encoded by the exons ATGGCGGAGCGTGCTTCTCACGGACTGGCTCCTCGACTAG ATATTCAGCAGTTACAGTTTGAAGCCCAGCATCGGTGGTTACGTCCTGCAGAAATATTGGAAATTCTTAGTAATTATAAGTTGTTTCAACTCACACCAGAACCGCCTAATAGGCCTCCGA GTGGAtcactttttctttttgatcGGAAGGTTTTGAGATACTTCAGAAAGGATGGACAcaactggagaaagaagaaagatggaaaaactGTGAGGGAAGCTCACGAAAAGTTGAAG GTGGGAAGTGTTGACGTGTTACACTGCTACTATGCCCatggagaagagaatgaaaatTTCCAGAGGCGAAGCTATTGGATGCTTGAACA GGATATGACGAATATAGTATTTGTCCACTACTTGGATGTAAAg ATTAACAAGACAAATATTGGTGCAAGTACAGATACTAATGGGGTTACATCAGATTCCCACAAGGGCAGCTCTGTGTCATCTGGATTTCCTGCAAATTCTGTTAACATGCCTTCAGGAAGTGCGGATTCCATGAGCCCAACAAGCACATTAACTTCTTTATGTGAAGAAGCAGATTCAG AGGATATTCATCAAGCAAGCCCGAGATTTCAAACCTTTCACGAGTCGCAAAGTCTGGGGAATGGTCCCCTAATGG GACCAAATCACCTCCCACTTGTTCAAGTGGGTAAATCCAATCCTAGTGATACTACATACATCGAGGGTCAGAGAGCACTCAACATAGCATCCTGGGACAATGGCATGGAGAAATCTGCAGGATTGTATACTGATCCTTCCCCTGTTTTGTCTAATTCTATTCCACCAAGTTCAATGAGCAACTTCCTTGAACAAGAAGATGCTGTCTTTACTGAAGGAAGGGCCTCACAGTCTCTCCAATCAAATTGGCAG ATTCCTTTTGAAGACAATACTGGAGATTTTCCTAAGTGGAGCTTTACTCAATCGTTGACTTCAGAATTTGAATCTGATTATTCCGCTGAACTACTGGGAAAAGAAACTAATAATGCAAGTCCAGAAATTGGTTTGGacccattttattttaattgtgaacCAAAAGAGCAGCCTGTGCTGCAAAACATGTCAAATGAGCATGCACAATCTCAGGATGCACCGAAATCTGACTTTGAAACTCATGGCGAAGCCAGTGTCAACTATTCCTTGAACATGAAGCGTGCTTTTATGAATGCAGCAGAAAGCCTGAGTAAGGTTGATAGCTTCTCTAGGTGGATGTCTACAGCATTTGCATCGGTGGATGATCTGCACATGCAGTCTTCCCCTGGTATTCCATGGGGCACAGATGAATCTGGGAATGTGATAGATGATACCTCATTGAACCTTTCCCTATCTCAAGACCAGCTGTTTAGCATTCATGATTTTTCACCTAAATGGGCTTATGCTGAATCAGAAATTCAG GTGTTGATTGTTGGAACATTTTTGAAGAGTAAACCAAATGTGGAAACATGTAACTGGTCCTGTATGTTTGGGGAAGTTGAAGTTCCAGCTACGGTTTTAGCTAATGGAATTCTATGCTGTCAAGCTCCACCTCATGAGATTGGACGGGTCCCTTTCTACGTAACCTTTTCCAATAGATTTGCCTGTAGTGAAGTTCGGGAATTTGAGTTCAGAGAGGGCTTCACTAGAAATGTAGATTTGGCAGATTATTTTAACAGCTCTAATGAACTGATGCTTCATTTGCAACTGGAAGAATTGCTTACTTTGAATTCAGTGCATCTTTCAGATCAAGTTTTTGAGGATGATATGGAGAAACAAAACTTGATTCTTAAGCTTATTTCACTGAGAGAGGAAGAGGAATATTCGAGTAATGAAGAGCCAACTGGAGATATGGGTACATCAAAATACATGTTGAAGATGCATATGTTTCACAGGCAGGTTAAGGAAAAGTTGTACTCATGGCTTCTTCACAAAGTAACTGAAACTGGTAAAGGACCTCATGTGATTGGTAAAGATGGGCAAGGTGTATTACATTTAGTTGCTGCTCTTGGTTATGATTGGGCCATAGCACCAATTGTAACTTCTGGAGTTAATATCAATTTCCGCGATGTGAATGGATGGACTGCTCTACACTGGGCTGCATCATGTGGCAG GGAACGAACAGTTGGTCTCCTTGTCTCCATGGGTGCAGCTGCTGGAGCATTGACAGATCCATGTCCAGCATTCCCTTCAGGAAGAACACCTGCAGATCTTGCTTCTAGCTGTGGCCACAAAGGAATATCAGGTTTTCTTGCCGAGTCATTATTAACTAGCCACCTTGAATCACTCACAGTGGCCGATGCAAATGAAGATGGTACAAAAGAAAAGAATGTCGTACAGACGATTTCAGAACGAACTGCGACACCTGTGCTCTGGGGAGATATACCAGATGTTATCTGCCTTAAGGATTCTCTTGATGCTGTCCGCAATGCTACACAAGCTGTTGGTAGAATACATCAAGTATTTAGAATGCAATCATTTCAAAAAAAGCAGTTAGCTCAGTATGACGATGATGATGAGTTTGGATTGTCAGATCAGCAGGCTCTTTCTCTTGTAGCTTCTAAGGCTTGCAAATCTACTCATGGGAAAGGTTCAGCAAATGCCGCCGCAGTACAAATACAGAAAAAGTTCCGTGGctggacaaagagaaaagaatTCTTGTTCATTCGTGAAAGAGTTGTTAAAATCCAG GCCCATGTAAGAGGTCACCAGGTAAGAAAGAAGTTTAAACCAATCATTTGGTCTGTGGGAATCCTGGAGAAGGTTGTATTACGGTGGAGGCGCAAGGGCAGTGGTTTACGAGGATTTCGACCAGATGCCGTAAATAATGTCCCCAACCAACCTAACAACAATCTTGTGAAGGAGGATGATTATGATTTTTTCAAGGAAGGGAGGAAACAAAGTGAAGAAAGGTTCCAAAAGGCTCTTTCAAGAGTTCAGTCCATGGTTCAGTATCCAGAAGCTCGGGCTCAGTACAGACGACTGCTAAATGTAGTAGATGATTTCCGCCAAAAG
- the LOC131632078 gene encoding calmodulin-binding transcription activator 2-like isoform X1: MAERASHGLAPRLDIQQLQFEAQHRWLRPAEILEILSNYKLFQLTPEPPNRPPSGSLFLFDRKVLRYFRKDGHNWRKKKDGKTVREAHEKLKVGSVDVLHCYYAHGEENENFQRRSYWMLEQDMTNIVFVHYLDVKINKTNIGASTDTNGVTSDSHKGSSVSSGFPANSVNMPSGSADSMSPTSTLTSLCEEADSEDIHQASPRFQTFHESQSLGNGPLMGDHGQLSISGPNHLPLVQVGKSNPSDTTYIEGQRALNIASWDNGMEKSAGLYTDPSPVLSNSIPPSSMSNFLEQEDAVFTEGRASQSLQSNWQIPFEDNTGDFPKWSFTQSLTSEFESDYSAELLGKETNNASPEIGLDPFYFNCEPKEQPVLQNMSNEHAQSQDAPKSDFETHGEASVNYSLNMKRAFMNAAESLSKVDSFSRWMSTAFASVDDLHMQSSPGIPWGTDESGNVIDDTSLNLSLSQDQLFSIHDFSPKWAYAESEIQVLIVGTFLKSKPNVETCNWSCMFGEVEVPATVLANGILCCQAPPHEIGRVPFYVTFSNRFACSEVREFEFREGFTRNVDLADYFNSSNELMLHLQLEELLTLNSVHLSDQVFEDDMEKQNLILKLISLREEEEYSSNEEPTGDMGTSKYMLKMHMFHRQVKEKLYSWLLHKVTETGKGPHVIGKDGQGVLHLVAALGYDWAIAPIVTSGVNINFRDVNGWTALHWAASCGRERTVGLLVSMGAAAGALTDPCPAFPSGRTPADLASSCGHKGISGFLAESLLTSHLESLTVADANEDGTKEKNVVQTISERTATPVLWGDIPDVICLKDSLDAVRNATQAVGRIHQVFRMQSFQKKQLAQYDDDDEFGLSDQQALSLVASKACKSTHGKGSANAAAVQIQKKFRGWTKRKEFLFIRERVVKIQAHVRGHQVRKKFKPIIWSVGILEKVVLRWRRKGSGLRGFRPDAVNNVPNQPNNNLVKEDDYDFFKEGRKQSEERFQKALSRVQSMVQYPEARAQYRRLLNVVDDFRQKKPCNSSLMNSEEAVDGVEDLIDIDMLLDDDNFLPIAFD; encoded by the exons ATGGCGGAGCGTGCTTCTCACGGACTGGCTCCTCGACTAG ATATTCAGCAGTTACAGTTTGAAGCCCAGCATCGGTGGTTACGTCCTGCAGAAATATTGGAAATTCTTAGTAATTATAAGTTGTTTCAACTCACACCAGAACCGCCTAATAGGCCTCCGA GTGGAtcactttttctttttgatcGGAAGGTTTTGAGATACTTCAGAAAGGATGGACAcaactggagaaagaagaaagatggaaaaactGTGAGGGAAGCTCACGAAAAGTTGAAG GTGGGAAGTGTTGACGTGTTACACTGCTACTATGCCCatggagaagagaatgaaaatTTCCAGAGGCGAAGCTATTGGATGCTTGAACA GGATATGACGAATATAGTATTTGTCCACTACTTGGATGTAAAg ATTAACAAGACAAATATTGGTGCAAGTACAGATACTAATGGGGTTACATCAGATTCCCACAAGGGCAGCTCTGTGTCATCTGGATTTCCTGCAAATTCTGTTAACATGCCTTCAGGAAGTGCGGATTCCATGAGCCCAACAAGCACATTAACTTCTTTATGTGAAGAAGCAGATTCAG AGGATATTCATCAAGCAAGCCCGAGATTTCAAACCTTTCACGAGTCGCAAAGTCTGGGGAATGGTCCCCTAATGG GTGATCATGGCCAGTTATCAATTTCAGGACCAAATCACCTCCCACTTGTTCAAGTGGGTAAATCCAATCCTAGTGATACTACATACATCGAGGGTCAGAGAGCACTCAACATAGCATCCTGGGACAATGGCATGGAGAAATCTGCAGGATTGTATACTGATCCTTCCCCTGTTTTGTCTAATTCTATTCCACCAAGTTCAATGAGCAACTTCCTTGAACAAGAAGATGCTGTCTTTACTGAAGGAAGGGCCTCACAGTCTCTCCAATCAAATTGGCAG ATTCCTTTTGAAGACAATACTGGAGATTTTCCTAAGTGGAGCTTTACTCAATCGTTGACTTCAGAATTTGAATCTGATTATTCCGCTGAACTACTGGGAAAAGAAACTAATAATGCAAGTCCAGAAATTGGTTTGGacccattttattttaattgtgaacCAAAAGAGCAGCCTGTGCTGCAAAACATGTCAAATGAGCATGCACAATCTCAGGATGCACCGAAATCTGACTTTGAAACTCATGGCGAAGCCAGTGTCAACTATTCCTTGAACATGAAGCGTGCTTTTATGAATGCAGCAGAAAGCCTGAGTAAGGTTGATAGCTTCTCTAGGTGGATGTCTACAGCATTTGCATCGGTGGATGATCTGCACATGCAGTCTTCCCCTGGTATTCCATGGGGCACAGATGAATCTGGGAATGTGATAGATGATACCTCATTGAACCTTTCCCTATCTCAAGACCAGCTGTTTAGCATTCATGATTTTTCACCTAAATGGGCTTATGCTGAATCAGAAATTCAG GTGTTGATTGTTGGAACATTTTTGAAGAGTAAACCAAATGTGGAAACATGTAACTGGTCCTGTATGTTTGGGGAAGTTGAAGTTCCAGCTACGGTTTTAGCTAATGGAATTCTATGCTGTCAAGCTCCACCTCATGAGATTGGACGGGTCCCTTTCTACGTAACCTTTTCCAATAGATTTGCCTGTAGTGAAGTTCGGGAATTTGAGTTCAGAGAGGGCTTCACTAGAAATGTAGATTTGGCAGATTATTTTAACAGCTCTAATGAACTGATGCTTCATTTGCAACTGGAAGAATTGCTTACTTTGAATTCAGTGCATCTTTCAGATCAAGTTTTTGAGGATGATATGGAGAAACAAAACTTGATTCTTAAGCTTATTTCACTGAGAGAGGAAGAGGAATATTCGAGTAATGAAGAGCCAACTGGAGATATGGGTACATCAAAATACATGTTGAAGATGCATATGTTTCACAGGCAGGTTAAGGAAAAGTTGTACTCATGGCTTCTTCACAAAGTAACTGAAACTGGTAAAGGACCTCATGTGATTGGTAAAGATGGGCAAGGTGTATTACATTTAGTTGCTGCTCTTGGTTATGATTGGGCCATAGCACCAATTGTAACTTCTGGAGTTAATATCAATTTCCGCGATGTGAATGGATGGACTGCTCTACACTGGGCTGCATCATGTGGCAG GGAACGAACAGTTGGTCTCCTTGTCTCCATGGGTGCAGCTGCTGGAGCATTGACAGATCCATGTCCAGCATTCCCTTCAGGAAGAACACCTGCAGATCTTGCTTCTAGCTGTGGCCACAAAGGAATATCAGGTTTTCTTGCCGAGTCATTATTAACTAGCCACCTTGAATCACTCACAGTGGCCGATGCAAATGAAGATGGTACAAAAGAAAAGAATGTCGTACAGACGATTTCAGAACGAACTGCGACACCTGTGCTCTGGGGAGATATACCAGATGTTATCTGCCTTAAGGATTCTCTTGATGCTGTCCGCAATGCTACACAAGCTGTTGGTAGAATACATCAAGTATTTAGAATGCAATCATTTCAAAAAAAGCAGTTAGCTCAGTATGACGATGATGATGAGTTTGGATTGTCAGATCAGCAGGCTCTTTCTCTTGTAGCTTCTAAGGCTTGCAAATCTACTCATGGGAAAGGTTCAGCAAATGCCGCCGCAGTACAAATACAGAAAAAGTTCCGTGGctggacaaagagaaaagaatTCTTGTTCATTCGTGAAAGAGTTGTTAAAATCCAG GCCCATGTAAGAGGTCACCAGGTAAGAAAGAAGTTTAAACCAATCATTTGGTCTGTGGGAATCCTGGAGAAGGTTGTATTACGGTGGAGGCGCAAGGGCAGTGGTTTACGAGGATTTCGACCAGATGCCGTAAATAATGTCCCCAACCAACCTAACAACAATCTTGTGAAGGAGGATGATTATGATTTTTTCAAGGAAGGGAGGAAACAAAGTGAAGAAAGGTTCCAAAAGGCTCTTTCAAGAGTTCAGTCCATGGTTCAGTATCCAGAAGCTCGGGCTCAGTACAGACGACTGCTAAATGTAGTAGATGATTTCCGCCAAAAG